From the Plutella xylostella chromosome 5, ilPluXylo3.1, whole genome shotgun sequence genome, the window ACTAGCAAAGCGGAAGCGTAAACAGTTAGATAGTATGAAGGATTACAGACATGTACCTGTTGTGCTGTAGAGTCTGCAGCTGGTGGGCGCCCCACGTGAGCCCGATCATGTCCGATGAGCCCATGCTGAAGTCTTGCGGTCCGAAGTTGCCAAGTCCTGAGTAGCTTAGTGGTGTCTGGAATAAGCATAGTTTTTTATTAGCGGTCAAATTAAATATGGTATATGGTATTAAGAaggtacatttatttatatagttcAGTTGATTTATGACATTTCGATACCtctacaatattattgtagagatcttttttttttttttttttttcttatttaatgGCCACTTGCGATCGGTCCTGAGACCATAAGCAGGTATTTTCTGTGAGCGTCACATGTCGGGTCTGTCATCCATTGATTGTTTCCCCATGTTTTAAACTAGTCCCCTTTTGTCAAGATCCAGGATTTTGTGTCTCTTGAGTCGGGTACAATTCAGTTCGTTAGTGAGCTGGGCGGCGAGTGGGTTCACATGCATCTGCAGTCGCGTTCTGTATCTAGCTGTTCGAGATCTAACCTCCTCCAACACGGTAGGAACTTTCAAGTATTCATGTATTTCAGATGTTTTGGTGAATAGGGGTGCGTTGCTTATTTTTCTAAGGATTGCATTTTGACACCTTTGTATGACTTGTATGTTTGAAGTGCTTGCAGTGCCCCAAAGTTCTATGCCATAAGTCCACAGTGGCTTGAGAATAGATGTGTATAccaacaatttattttcaaggCTTAGTCTTGATCTTGGGTTGATGAGCCATTCTAGTTCTCGTGTCTTCAGGTTGATTGCGTTCCTCTTTTGCTGAATGTGATGTTTCCATGTCTGTTTTCTGTCCAGGTGCATACCCAAGTACTTGACATTATCTACGTGCTTGAGTGCCTCTCCTCCTAGTTTGACTGGTGGGCAGTTACCTTGTCTTAGGGTGAATGTGATGTGCACTGATTTGGATGCACTTGCCTTTATCTTCCATTTTTCCAACCATTTATCCATTTCCCCAAGATATTCTTGTAGTTGCTTCGAGGCTTGCTCTGGCGTCTTGCTGCTAGATAGGGCTGCTGTATCGTCAGCATAGGTGGCTGTGGTGACATTTCTGGACTGAGGTATATCTGCTGTGTAAAGACTGTACAGGGAGGGGCCAAGCACAgagccttggggaacaccaGCTTTTATGTCATAAAGTTTTGAGTGGGCTTCCTTGCACTTTACCCGAAATAGTCTCTCACTGAGGTAAGATTCCAGTAGTGAATAGTATGTATGTGGTAGTACCATTTTTAGCTTGTAGAGTAAGCCTTTGTGCCACACCCTATCAAAGGCCTGCTGAACATCCAGGAAAACTGCCGAGCAGTACTCTTTCTTCTCAAATGACTCTCTGATTTTATTGCATACCCTGTGGAGTTGCTCTATTGTTGAGTGCATTTTTCTGAACCCAAACTGGTGGTTAGGTAGGAGGTTTCCCTTAGAAATTATGGGCTGAAGTCTGTTGTTAAATAATCCTTCAAACAGCTTGGACATTACTGGCAAGAGGCTGATTGGTCGGTAAGAGCTAGCTAGGTTTGGAGGTTTACCTTCTTTGTggatcataataatatctgaGATTTTCCAGATGGAAGGGAAATAGGAAAGTCTGAAGATGCTGTTGATTAAGTATGTTAGGTAGATGACCGCTTTCTGTGGTAACTCTCTGAGTATCTCAGCAGTGATTAAATCAAAGCCAGGAGCCTTTCTCAGTTCTAGTTTTCTTATTTCTTTCTGTAGTTCCTTTGGAGATACAGCTCGTATTGGCATACTCATTTGATAGTCACTCTGAAGGTAATCATCCACTTCTTTTTCCCAAGATTCCTGGTTGTTACCGGAATTCTCTTGAAAAACCGATTTAAGATGTGATGCAAATGCTTCTGCCTTTTCCTCATCTGTTTTTGCCCATTTGTCATTGTACTCAATTGGTGGTTCAGCTAGTTGGGGTTGGCTTAGATGTTGAGTGGCTTTCCACAACGAGTATTTAGAGTGGACACTTAATTGTGGTGACAGGGCTTCAAGATGGCTTTGTACAGTTTCATTTTCTATATTGGCCAAGAATCTTTTCAGTTCAGCTGCAGCTTTGTTTAGTGCTGTTTTATCAGATGCAAGTCGACTGACATGCCATACTCGTCTTAAACGTCTCTTTTCTAGAATTCTCTCTTTTACTTCCAGGGAGAAGTTGTGGTTAGTTTGATAAGAGTGTTTTACTGTAGGTGTGGTTTTCCAAGCTGCCTCCTGTATAAGGTTAGTGAATTTAACAACGGCATCATCAATGTCATCTCGGGTTTTAAGTTTATGTTTTAGGTTTATTTCATTCTGTATGATTTTTCTAAAAGCCTCCCAGTCAGTTTTATTACTCGACAATCTTTCGGGTCTTTTTTGTTGAATTACTGAGGTGCTAAGTGTGACAATCACAGGGGAGTGGTCACCTGCAACATCATAGCAGCTCTCTGTCTTTGTATATAAATTTGATATGCCACTGGAGATTAGGAAGTCTAGCAGGTCTGGGATTTTACTCCTATCTGTGGGCCAGTAAGTTGGTTCACGTGTAGTGAGTATTCTGTAGTTTTTGTCATCAATGCAGTTCTTTAGTTGTCTTCCTCTTGTGGTTATGAGTCTTGAGCCCCAGACAGTGTGCTTAGCATTCCAGTCACCACCAGCCAGGAATCTTCCTCCTAGTCTGTCAAAGAAATCCTTAAACATgttgtgtgttattttatgtttcgGTGGGCAGTATACTGACGCAGCTACCAAATCACCCCCTGTGTCCTCAATCACTaccgcaacaccctgtagaaagGCTTTTTGATATTGAAGTAGCAAATAGTGCTTGATGCTACTCTTAATGAGAATGGCAGCACCTGCATGAGCAGTTCCATCTGGGTGGTTTgcagtgtaaattttaaaGTCAGGCAGTATAAAGTTGCTGGCGTCCGTCAAATGTGATTCAGTTATAAGTATAATGTCCATTTTGTGCAGTTGTATAAATGTTTTCAGTTCTAATTTGTTTGGGGTCAGCCCATTTATGTTCCAAGTTCCTATTCTTAAGTTAGTGTTGAATTTTTCCAACCAGCATGGTCACTAGGCTTAATAATGTCCCAAGTTGTGTGATAAGCTGGTCAATTTTTTCAGTctgctttattattatagattgGAGATAGTTATCTTTCTGTGTTGATGGTTCAGTATCATTTGATGATGGCAATGGCTGTTGCTTTGTAGCTTCAGAGTAGGTGCGGTATGTTGGCTTATTTTGAGTTTTATCTTCAGTATTCAGCTGGGTCTCGCTTTGAGGACTAGAAGTGGTCTCAGTTGGTTTCTGGTGGGGAGTGTTCCTTGTGAATCTATTTTTACTGTTGTGTTTCCGGTCTCTAATTTCCTTGTAAACAGAACAACCTTTATAGTTAGCAGGGTGGTTTTCAAGACATAGCGCACAAGTGGCAGGGGTGTTCTTATCTTTAATAGGGCAATCTATTGTATTATGGCTTTTTGCACACTTTACACAACGGTATGGTCTTAAGCAATTGTTTTTCGAGTGTCCATACTGTTGACAGCGCTTGCATTGGACTATAGAACTTTTCTTTCTCGGGTCTTCTATAACTACTGAGgtgttataaatgtatttaatttgttttacacAACCATTATTTGGGCTTGGTTCTAAATTAACAAAGAACGTACCTGTGGGGATCTTGTTTTGACCAAACCTTGCATTGATGATTTCTCCCCGAACGGTATTTCCAGTTTTTTCTATCGCCGCTCTGATTTCCTCTGTTGGAGTTGATGGGTGTAGTTTTCGAATTACAATTCTGTAGGCCCTTTCAGATTTGGGGGTAAATGTGTGGCCTATCAGTTTATGTTCACGCATTAGAGACATAAACACTTTGTAGGTTTCAAGATCTGTGAATGTAACTCGTAGCTGTTGTTTAGTTACCGTTCTGAGTGCATAGTTATCTTTTGTGATTCTTGTCTGAATAAGGTTAGATAGTTTGTTTATATCTGTAATTCCGTAGAGGATCACTGGCGGTGGTTTGTATTCCTTTTTTTCGGTAGATGACTGGATGGGGACATCTGACATAGGTAGTATTGAGAACCTATTAGTCAGTTGTACCTTTGGAGACTCTGATGGCGGTGAGTTAGAAACTCTTTTCCGTTTCTTATCTTGTCTAAGTATCGGCACAGTTTGCCACTCACAGCTGTTGTCACTGGCAGTTGGCATATCATGTTCGCCAGTAAGTGAACGCGAATCTAATGATTTTTCAGTGTTGCGCATTCTCACCAGCTCACAAGTATCCGTTAAAGAGTTGCTTCTAGGCTTAGAGCCAATGTTAAAGAGACCTTTGTGGAAAACTTGTTGCACTAGGGTTTTATTGGGGTTAACATTTTGTTCATTTCGCATTGAAAGCGACTTatctatgtttatattttgcgAGGAATCTTCTGTATCACTCATTTTATTATCCATTTTCCATGTTATTTACGATGAACATAATGTATAATCAAAATTTTGATCgttattttttgaaattttaggttatattttttttaacactttTTATCACTATCACAACTGTAAAATACTACTAtcactaataatattaagtaattgCGGTGTGAAAGAATGTTATTTTGCTATAAataactttctaaataagaatattatcaatttattttgaGATCGCGATGTTAGCGCTTTCAGTGTTGCCACCGAaaaaatttttattaaataattaaaatttaataaaaaattgtagAGATCTGAATTAGCAAAAAGTTAGACTGTTCCAAATTCAGAAATATGTTTGGGCCTGGGGAGATTTTAGCTGGAATGACTTATAAATGAACGGTTGCTGCGCCCGTAAATTTGTAATCATTGACTGACCTCTCCAGTATACGAAAGGTCATCCTGCGGCGGCGGCATGGAGCTCGGTATGACGACGCGCAGGTTGTTGTGCCGCGGCGAgtggtgcggcggcggcgcgtgcgcaTGCGGCTTGTGCGGGTGGCGGTGCGGGGAGGGGGAGGGGCCGGGCGACGGCGACGGCGTGCACCCGCCGCCCAGCGGTGACCCTGACCCCGGGTACCCGTTCGACATCTCCAACATTCCGCCGCTGGGGTATACTGGTGGTGGAAGAGTTTTGTGTTCGTTTTTATGTCGGAAAATGAGAATGGTTgaataatgtttttaaaaaaaaaatatcctagCTAACAGATCTAGATGACCTTAAGATAACATCGTAGATGAAGCTAGATTTTTAGCAAATACAGGTTTTCCAGCGGTATCATCAAATATGCCCCAGATCGTCATGCCTATTTGGAGCTGTTGCCAAGTCTGGTTTCGatactataaaattataaatgtatctAAATTTAGTAGATACTAACCTGAATCGGTTTCTGATGACGATGGCCGTGGACTGATGGAGGTATGCATTTGGGGACTAGCTTGCAGTAGGGATTGATCGTAGCTCCCGACCGGCACGCTGACTGGCAAGTTGTAGTTGCTCCCGGTGACGCCCACTCCCACTCGACTCCCATTCAACTGGTTCCTGTGCATCATCATCTGGAATTCTTCGTCAATCTTTGAGTACTTGGCTTCGGTCCGTGGGGTCAGGTTATATTCGGGCTCGGCTTCAGGGCTGTCAGGTGACATCACTCCGTTCTTATGCTCTTTCTTCGTTAGTGCCTGTAAGTGTCAGCGAAACCAGCTCAGGTGGCTTGATAAGCCAAATGAATAATGCGACCAGGGGTTATTGCCCGCTTCACCATTGAGAATATAAAAGGTACATTATTTATCATATCAAGTAGGTTGTGTACTTGTAAGTCAGTACTATTTTTAAGTATGGTAAGATATTTTTGTAAAGACAAACTCACATTCTCAATTCATAAAGCGGACGTAGTCATGcattacaaaagtaattaGAACACCTTTTTCAGTTTTACGACGTTTTTACATACTTATTGTCAATTGAATCATTATTATGCTGTTGACGAATTGGCTAAATTaacgtatttataaataaaaatagtgcTGGGGATTgcaaaaacgaaaaaagtgcTTTAATTACTTAAAACTAAGAGTGAAGAAatactattaataaaaaagtgaAACTTTTTAGCGTACATTTGTGTGTTGTGTCGAATGCAATGATGCAACACTGACTTTACCCTTGTTGAGGCATCAGGTAGTTGTTGGGTTAATtcaaataaacacaaaaatgtttataaaaaacgCATGCTGTACAAGGAAcatataacataaatatttgggGTATCTTATTGTAAACTGTTAGTATAAAACAGGGTGTCTGGTGTTGGTAGTTCATCTCTTACTAATCTAACAGGAAATAAATTGGCATGCTCTGGTTTTGTGAGTTCAACGCTTTGTTTACTAAACACCGACTAATTATTCACTATTATAGTCTCTGCAAAGGGTTTTTATCAAATCGCGATTGCCGTGCCTATAACGTGATCTTTGGTTACGTAAGAGAAAAAAAGAGTAAAATCGTTTATTGTTAGAAAGCACGCGGTTAGGGTTGTCAATTTTGCATGGACATTGCATCGCGAACACTGGCACACAGATGACGCCGTACTTAATATACCTCGATGATGTTGCGGTTTGTCAGCGACTCGTGCGGCTCGTTGTATTCCGTGTACTTCAGTAACAcctgaaattaataaaatatataatatattagatAGGTACTGCTATATTTTCGAAAGTTCAATAATCAATTATTTGATATTAAAGAAGTTTATGTCCTCAAGGCATTCCACGACTGCATCAGTAATGACAATAGGAAACTTCAAACTACCTAGCTACAGTCATATCTAATCCCACATTGGTTAAGGCACATTTATCTTAAAGGTACTGGTATATTCGATTCTTGCTCTACTtggatattaaataatatttactgaTTCAAGAGAAACTGTTTATGTATAGACAGAACTAGCCAGACGCCGGGAGTTCAACATTATTTGCTTGTACAAACCAGCCACGTGCGGGAAACACATTTATATACTATTTAAAATGTAGTCGTATGTCGTCATTATGCAGACATGTAGCTCCATCAAAAGAATTCATTCACATCTCACATCCTTATCTTATACCGACATTTTATTTGGTAAGTAAGTTTGATCTTGTTTAGGTTGTGTcggaaagtaaataaaattatttgtgtGTTACCTTGTCCATATCCGTGCTGGCATATTGGTAGAGTTTGTTGTTGGAGCTGAAGATGATGAGGGCGATCTCGCAGTCACAGAGTACGCTCAACTCATAAGCCTTCTTCATCACGCCGAATTTGCGTTTGTTGAAAGTCACctgaaaattaaatataaaaccaacttgaatattttatgtacatttGTTGGCAAGATCCGGAAAGTATTGGAAACACAATTGTAGAATGTACTAATGATCGCTAAACCAACATAGCTGTTATTTGATGTAGTCACTTGTATAGGCTTGACATTGGAAACAATAAAAGTTCTTGGAAGGCTGATCGTCATATTACGTAAGCATGTGGTCTAACTCACTTTCCTGTATATATCATTTGTTAGATATAAACTATAAGTATTACCGACTATGAACCCAACCCTAACCTAATAATGAGCTTTTCTGTTGATTAACAATTAGGTAATAAAGTATATATAACTAATTAactatacaattttattcacaCATTCatcttaaatattttgtattatgtgTATGATTAAACATGTTAAGAAGAGAGAAACTTCAATGTAATGGATAATCAAATAAGCTAGGTATTTGATATATTCCGTTTAATTGGGTCAGGGTCAGCGAATGAACCGCTACAACAGTTTTGTCGTCAAATTCCTAACCCGTAATTATGGCGGAGCTATACTGTATGGATTGATGTCTAATTGAAGTGTTTCTATCAATAATATCATGATCAATTTGAATATGCGATGTCTTGGAAACAATGTACTATTTACCACTAAGctactaaaataaatagtagctTAATATGCGtggtaaaatattattctatacATTATATCTGAATAATGTTGTAAACAAAGTAATAACAATCGAACATCTGGAGTAAACAAAGTCAATAACAACTTCCACAATAATGAAAGTGATCTAACTACACTGGCCCACAAAGGACGAGGcgtgatgataataattaatgcACAAGTTGTAAGAACCGGTCATTGTcctgatgataataatatttgcagTGTCGGGCCAGATACCGCATCTGCTGCAGCGGGGTCACCAGTGAGGTCACAGAACCCTGTACCATAACCTTGGGTTGGCGTTAATTTCTCCAATTCAGGATGCAGACGTCGTGCGTACGGCTAATTGACTTTACCACGTGGAATTACTTgtataaatagttattttcaGTTAGTATTAGTTAAGTAATGTGTAATTTGCTAAACAGAATGTTCCATAAGGATGTCACTGCCAGTTAGTGTTACTCACATTTGTTTTGCCAAAATCAGTGATTGGTAAAATATAAATCGAAAAAGCGGCTAAGCGGAAGACAAAGTCCGACTTAATCCAAGGTCAACAGTTCATGACCAAATTGCTGATTATCGATTCTACTGGTGTTGAtagttgtttgtttttttcattaaaataattacattttattccCATTCCGATGTTTAAACTGAAAACCAGGTCTATGGCGTCGCCTACCATGCCAGCAGTATAGTGGTCTCGAACATGTTTCCTCACCCaacgaatattttttccatattttacttatattgtTTTTGTGTATTCAAAATGATCCAAAGTCATTAATtgctaattataaattataaaaaaacctgttatgaaatattatgattttcCTATCTCACCTGCCGATTCCGTTCATCCGTAATCCGGGATATTTGTATTTTCTTCCGACCCATGGTGGCAGCAATCTTGGAGAGGGTGTGGGGAGCGGGGGCAACAGCAAACTGCCTGGGGCTGGCTTCTGGTGTGGACGTCAACAGCTATCTGCGAACAATACATATAGAATATGTTATAgtatgatatttttaaataagaattCGTGTTATAAATCCGAAGTAGTATTGTTAGCCTTTAGGCTTACACCTGGACGACGGTCTGCAACATCATCATGGGTCAAAAAAATACTCTACTTTAATATGGATGAATAAATTTACAGTTGTCGATAGCCAAAGTAGTAACTAATTTACAATTAGTTGTGTACACAGAAAATCAAGTACATACAACCAAACAAAAACCATACACAAGCAGATGGCGTTGTTACTTATAAACAAACTGGTGTTTTAATTACCAGCTCTGCAATTGTATATAAGAATTTTATCAAAGAGAGGTAAAGCTAATGATTTTTGGCCAAGCAGACGTGGCGTTTCAACGAACCGGTTTGAATATTCAGCGGGGATCCACGAGAGCTGAGTAAAGCCTTCATAAAAAGTGGCAAAACAATGCAGGTATGGCGTAGGTGAGTTGGTAAAAAATCGAGGTCATGTGGGCTGATAGTTGGGTCATTATGCAAATGCCTGTGACCTGCTACTGTAGCTGTGTTCCTAGTATGGTGATGCAGGCTGGGTGACTTTTTTCAAACGTTTCTTTTTTATCGATAATGTTTATATATTAACACGTTTCGATGCTGCGGTTAAATCGAATGgagtgtttgtttttcacGAGGGTTTCCCAAAAAAAAGTACTCTGAGATAATGTAGCATTAATATAGggtttatttgttaaaaaatactttattttttaaacgtCACAATTTACAACTTTAGATGAATTGGgtaagattatttatttatatacaaagtataaaataatatgatggTATTGGTACACAAAATTATTCCATGAGAGATGAAGAGATTGAAGTCTTTCTTTACCATTAACCTAAAGTTCTTACTCAGTACCTCCCTCTACCAACACACTCATCCTAGCTTGATTGGCTGCAATTATGATTCTTCAATTTAGATTCGGatatttaatacaaaatacttTCTACTACTCGTAAAACACATTGCTTTACGGTACGCAATTTGCTGTTAGAAAACCAGTCTGTTGAGCCTGTGAACAGTCAGTTTTATTGATAGATTACTGTTATATGTTAGggattgtaaataaataactaggCACCATATATCGGCGTGTATATCCTAAATCTATTTATAACTGAAAAGTATTAAGTGTGAAGTGTTGATATTTTTAGACATCTTGTAATTTAATAGTAAAGTTACTACGATTAtgtattataaacattatgaAGCCGACGAATTTCAAGAGCTATAGGTACAATAACTTTAAGTGTTCTTAGTACTCAAAGTTATATTCGTCCTATTATCGCttctaaaacaataatatcattgacactttaaaattttcacCGCCCACTAACCCATGGAAATtagccaccctgtataattgaTTGATCGACATGAGTACTGCAAGGCCACTAGGATGCGTGGGCGACAAACGTTGGTATCACCAAAGTGATAAAACCTTACCTGTCCGACAGCAAAACGCTACTGAATATTCACTCTTATCACGAACgaaataacattatattttctgCACGCAACATTTTCTCACTACCCTTACACGTGTGTCCTGCCATCTAAATATAGACTCAACTATACCCCTGCATTGATCTTATATTCTTTTAGAAAATAAAGCTGAACTATGATGAGTATGGGTAGTATTGGATTTTTTTAAccgtaaatgtaaataaaagctATACCGGAGAGAGAGTAGTGTACTCACTGTAACCTAGGCTTTATTAATAATACGATCCAAAtaccatgtaggtacatttttaaaaagtttgaGGAGCATTAATTGAGCTATTTGCTAAGAGAACACAAAATCTTGTAAGTATTCATCAGTTTCTGAACGTAATTGACAGAACCCTTACAAAATGTacgaaatattttcaaaggaAATTAATTTCTTAATTCGATCAAATAGCTTTGTTTGGGCATAAAAGGATTTTGAAACTtgatttaggtacctatactcaATACGAAACAAGCTGtttcttttaaaattgtaaatcATAGAAACAATCAGTTTATTCAACACATTATTCGTACCTCTAACTATCATCTACCCGTATCGTCAAAACCAGAACCAAAATGGGATAAGtttataatgaaaatgtatttctaTCTAAGTATCATATTTTTCAGCATAATGTTATGTAAGAATATGATATTAAACGGGATATACCAGCAGTTTTTTgtacatatacctatgtaggtcCCTTGTATACAAGTGGTAGACTCGCGATGAGGCTTTACACAtagcgtgtgtgtgtgagtgagtGTAGGTCTCGGGCAAAGTATAAACGAGTTACAAGTTATTAACTACGAacagttttaaaatttcataggttttttgtattattattttaaaacgcCAAAtatagtacttaagtacttacataggaATCAAATCAGCAGTTTGGCTGTGatactaattataatacaaattttaatttaactaggTGCACTTTGATTTAAATGGATGATGTCGTAGGTAGAGACTCGTCTTTGATTTAAATGGATGATGAATAAGTAGTAAAATATTGAACCAAACCTAACAAGTAGTACcttaaattaaagttattagtaAGTTAAATCTAAGTATTACAGTAAACGATAACGTTACCGTAAACGTTATTGACATCATTTGATCCagagtatattttttaggatgttgttgttgttgttgttgttcctatggcaccccagaggtgcagagggtctccactaacgtccgccacttccgcctatcttcggctgtacttttggcctcgctccagcttagtccagcggctcgcagCTCGTTTTCGACGCTTCGGCGCCATGTCTGGACAGGGCGTCCACGGGAGCGCTTGCCATTTGGTGGCCTCCAGTCAAAAGCTACGTTTGCGGCATTCGTAGCTCCTCTTCGTACAGTGTGCCCAATCCATCTCCACTTTCGCTTCGCAATTTCCTTGCCGATGGGAGATTGTCGGCACAGCTTCCACAGATCTTCGTTACGTAATGTCTTCGGCCAGAAAACGCGCAGGATCGATCTTAGGGACTTATTGACGAACACTTGCAGTTTGTTCGTC encodes:
- the LOC105388349 gene encoding myocyte-specific enhancer factor 2 isoform X3; this encodes MGRKKIQISRITDERNRQVTFNKRKFGVMKKAYELSVLCDCEIALIIFSSNNKLYQYASTDMDKVLLKYTEYNEPHESLTNRNIIEKEHKNGVMSPDSPEAEPEYNLTPRTEAKYSKIDEEFQMMMHRNQLNGSRVGVGVTGSNYNLPVSVPVGSYDQSLLQASPQMHTSISPRPSSSETDSVYPSGGMLEMSNGYPGSGSPLGGGCTPSPSPGPSPSPHRHPHKPHAHAPPPHHSPRHNNLRVVIPSSMPPPQDDLSYTGETPLSYSGLGNFGPQDFSMGSSDMIGLTWGAHQLQTLQHNRYINSLPVLGGGTPPPAASPNNVKIKAEPVSPPRAPDHLHRAPPPGAPQPAHLSGVIDGSVTSSNMGSPAGQDMRHSSAVPLDYEQPHTKRPRIEGWAT
- the LOC105388349 gene encoding myocyte-specific enhancer factor 2 isoform X2 yields the protein MGRKKIQISRITDERNRQVTFNKRKFGVMKKAYELSVLCDCEIALIIFSSNNKLYQYASTDMDKVLLKYTEYNEPHESLTNRNIIEALTKKEHKNGVMSPDSPEAEPEYNLTPRTEAKYSKIDEEFQMMMHRNQLNGSRVGVGVTGSNYNLPVSVPVGSYDQSLLQASPQMHTSISPRPSSSETDSVYPSGGMLEMSNGYPGSGSPLGGGCTPSPSPGPSPSPHRHPHKPHAHAPPPHHSPRHNNLRVVIPSSMPPPQDDLSYTGETPLSYSGLGNFGPQDFSMGSSDMIGLTWGAHQLQTLQHNSNSLPVLGGGTPPPAASPNNVKIKAEPVSPPRAPDHLHRAPPPGAPQPAHLSGVIDGSVTSSNMGSPAGQDMRHSSAVPLDYEQPHTKRPRIEGWAT
- the LOC105388349 gene encoding myocyte-specific enhancer factor 2 isoform X1 — encoded protein: MGRKKIQISRITDERNRQVTFNKRKFGVMKKAYELSVLCDCEIALIIFSSNNKLYQYASTDMDKVLLKYTEYNEPHESLTNRNIIEALTKKEHKNGVMSPDSPEAEPEYNLTPRTEAKYSKIDEEFQMMMHRNQLNGSRVGVGVTGSNYNLPVSVPVGSYDQSLLQASPQMHTSISPRPSSSETDSVYPSGGMLEMSNGYPGSGSPLGGGCTPSPSPGPSPSPHRHPHKPHAHAPPPHHSPRHNNLRVVIPSSMPPPQDDLSYTGETPLSYSGLGNFGPQDFSMGSSDMIGLTWGAHQLQTLQHNRYINSLPVLGGGTPPPAASPNNVKIKAEPVSPPRAPDHLHRAPPPGAPQPAHLSGVIDGSVTSSNMGSPAGQDMRHSSAVPLDYEQPHTKRPRIEGWAT